From the genome of Litorilinea aerophila:
CCTGGGCCCGTTACACTCCGCCGCCCCCAGTCCCCGGCGACCCGGTGGCCGAGATCCTGGCTCTGTTGGCGCCTTTCCACGCCGTCCTGCCTCTTTTCGACTACGGCTGGACGTTGCTGGTCCAGGGGCAGTTGCCGGAGGCGACCCGCTGCCTGGAGGCGGTGGTCTCCCTGGCCCGAGAGACCGGCCAGCTGTGGATCGCCAGCACCGCCTACCATCAACTGGCGGCCATTGCCCGGCTCCAGGGGGACCTGGAGCGGAGCTATGCCTTCAACGAGCAGAGCATGGCCCTCAATCAGATGGTGCCCGGCGTGGCGTCTGAGCTGGCCAGCATGTGGCCCCGCATCGCCAGCGCCTTTCTCTCCCTGCGGACTGGCCGTCTGGACGAGGCGGAGCGGCGCCTCCAGCGGGTGGTGGACTTTCTGGCCCAGCGGCCCGGCTTCGAGAATTACCGGAACAGCGCCTTCATCGGTCTGGGACTGGTGGCCCTGGAGCGGGGAGAGCACCGGGACGCCCGGGAGTGGCTGGAAAAGGCCCTGGCCGACCCGGTGAACCTCTACCCGTACACCCACGTGCGCGCGCTCATGGGGTTGGCCCGGCTGGCCCATTTGGAGGGCCAGCCCGCGGCCCGGGATGTCTGGCTGCGGCGGGCGTTGCGCTTCGCCGGGCGCCGCAGCCTGCTGGAAGAGTATGTGGACGTGGTGTTGACCCTGGCCGATCTGCGGCCCCCCGGCGCCCCCGTGGAGCAGCTTCTGCGGGAGATGCTCAGCTACGTGGGCTCCCTGGGGTTGGACGCCATGGCCCAGAAGTTACGTCAGGCTTATCAGGCGCACAAGACCTCTGCCATCCAGCCCTGAGGCTTCCCCCCGAGGTCAGCGGCGAGCTTCCCAGTGGACCCGGATGGTGGCCTCGTTGCTCTCCTCGAAATAGTCCACCTGCACCTTGTGGTAGCCGCCCTGGAGCTGGATGTCCGCCTGGTACTCGGTGGCCGGCTGGATGTGCCACCCGTCGATGATGAGCTGGCCATCCACAAAGACCCGCACGCCGTCATCCGCGGTGGCGAAGAAGCGGTAGGTGCCCGGCGGGAAGAAGGCGATGCGCTCCCACTTCACGCTGAAGTAGTTCTCTGGCAGGCCCTCGCCCGGGCTTCCCGTACCCCAGTAGAAGCGAATCTCTGGATCTTCCCGCTCGAAGGCCACTTCCTCGAAGTATTTGCCCCGATAGTAGACCCCATGCCAGGGAGTTTCCTTGGGTGGGGGCCCCTGCATCGGCTTTTCCGGCGGCCGCTTCATCTCTGGCCGGTCTGGACGTGCGTCCATGGGCGGCATGGAATCCATTGGCCTGTCCATGGGCTTCTTCATGGGGGGATCCATGGGCGGCATGGTCTCCATAGGCATACCCATGGGAGGGGGCTTCATGGGCATGGCCTGCACCGGACCGCCTGTGCCACCCATGGGCGGCTTCATCTCCCCTTTGCCCCGACCAGGGATGCACAGCTTCTGGCCGCTGTAGATCTGGTTGAGGTTGTAGATGCCGTTGGCCCTGGCCAGATCGTAGGGGTCGATTCCGTAGTAGGCTGCGATGGCCGAGAGGGTTTGATTGCGGCGGACGGTGTGGTAGTCGACACACTTCTGGCCCATGTCCATGTCGTCATGCCACGCACCGGGGATGACCAGGACCTGGCCTGTGTAGATGTGGTTGGGGTTGCGGAGGCCATTGGCCTGCATGAGCGCGCCCACGGAAACATCAAACCAGAGGGCGATCTCGGACAGGGTATCGCCCGGTCGGACCGTGTAGTGTCTGACTTCGTCACGGCCGGCCAGGGCTGCACCGGGCCAGGCCACCATCAACAGCGCGAGGGCCAGCGCGATGGAAGCGAGGCCGCGCCGCCATCGTCTTCCGGCACGGTCGGTTTTACCCATCAGGGACTCCTTTCGTCAGAGGGCTTTCATCTTTGACTCGGCTGTAGCAACGCCATGTGGCTCAAAATGAAAGTGCAAAGAAAGTGCAAAGGTCGTCATAGCTGACTTCTGGGTGTTCTACGGGATCAGGACGTGGGGCGGTTCAAAAAGATACGCCCACCTGAAAGGGGGCGCATCTCGCTGGCGTCATAAATTGGATAAATGGGGCTGGGGATCGGGCTAAAACTGGAAAGTCTGCCCACGGCTGGGGACATGGACCTGGGCGCTGTGCTCTGCCCGCAGATGTTCGGCCAGGGTGTTGGCGGCTTCGGGCTCGCCGTGGACGACGAGGATCTCCTGGAGCCGCTGGCGGTCAAACGAGCCGGCCCAACGCAGCAGGCCGGCCTGGTCGGCGTGGGCGCTGTAGCCGTCGATGGATTCCACCCGCGCCCGCACTTCGTACTCTTCCCCGAAGATGCGCACCCGCTTGTGGCCATCCTTGAGGCGGCGGCCCAGGGTGTGTTGGGCCATGAAGCTGACCAGCAGGATCGTGTTCTGGGGGTATTCGATGTTGTTCTTGAGGTGGTGGAGGATGCGCCCGCTCTCGGCCATGCCGCTGGCGCTGATGATGATGGCCGGCCCCACCAGGTTGTTGAGCTGTTTGCTGCGGCGCACATCCCGCACATACTCCAACCCATGGAAGTCGAAGGGGCTGCGGCGTTGATCTTCCACCAGGAATTCTTGGACGGTGGGATTCCACGCCTCCGGGTGCATGCGGAAGACGTCGGTGGCGTTCACAGCCAGGGGGCTGTCCACGAAGATCGGCAGCTCTGGGATTTCCCCCTGGGCGTCCAGGTAGTTGAGGGCGTAGACGATCTCCTGGGTGCGGCCCACCGCGAAGGCGGGGATGATGACTTTGCCCTGGCGCCGGGCGGTATCGTTCACCACCCGGCGTAGCTTCTTCCGGGCCGACTCGTAGCTATCGTGGAGGCGGTCTCCATAGGTGCTCTCCATGATGAGGATGTCGGCCTCCTTCAGCAGCTCGGGCGGGTTGAGGATGGCGCTCTCTGCCCGGCCGATGTCCCCGCTGAAGACCAGCCGCCAGCGCTTGCCCGTCTGGTGCTCCCGGATATCCAGCGCCACATGGGCCGCGCCCAGGATGTGTCCGGCGTTGTGGAAGGTGAGCTCAACCCCATCCGCCACGATGACCGGCCGGTGCAGGCCCACGCCGATGAACTGATCCAGGCAGCGCTGGGCGTCCTGGCGGGTGTAGATGGGCTCCACCGGCGGCTCACCCCGGCGCGCCCGGCGCTTGTTCAGGTAGAGCACATCCTGTTCCTGGATGTGGCCGCTGTCCAGGAGCATGTAGGTGCTCAGGTTGCGGGTGGCAGCCGTGCACCAGATGTTGCCCCGGAAACCCTGTTTGACCAGGTTGGGGATGTTCCCCGAGTGGTCGATGTGGGCGTGGCTGAGGATGAGGGTGTCGATGGAGGCCGGGTCGAAGGGGAAGTTCAGGTTGCGCTGGTAGGTGTCCGCGCGGCGCCCCTGGAAAAGGCCACATTCTAGCAGGATGCGGTGGCCGTTGACTTCCAGCAGGTGGAGGGAGCCGGTGACTTCCTGGGCCGCGCCGTGGATGGTGATCTGCATGGTCATTCCTTTGGCAAAAGGTTTGGGCCGGCAAGAACGGATCCGTCGGTCTTCATTGTATGTCCATTGACACAATTGTTCAACCTGGGTTGCTGTTCACCCCCTCACCCTCAGCCCCTTTCCCCGGCAGGGAGTCGGACATGACAAGCCGGGGAGAGATGGGGTACACTTAGCCAGGAGGAAGTTTCGTGGCTGTGGGGTCATTTGGCGTCAGGAATCATCGAAGGTGAAGCATTCCATGAAAATCATCTTTGCAGCCGGTTTCAGCGCGCTGGCGGTGCTGGTAGCCGGGCTTTTTTCGGCCCTGATGATGCGCCCCGGCCTCCACGTCATGGGCGTGCTCCTGCCCCGTCAGGTCTGGCTGGTGGAGCATGCCTGGATCTGGCGCCTGGGTTGGTGGCTGTGGC
Proteins encoded in this window:
- a CDS encoding LysM peptidoglycan-binding domain-containing protein, which translates into the protein MGKTDRAGRRWRRGLASIALALALLMVAWPGAALAGRDEVRHYTVRPGDTLSEIALWFDVSVGALMQANGLRNPNHIYTGQVLVIPGAWHDDMDMGQKCVDYHTVRRNQTLSAIAAYYGIDPYDLARANGIYNLNQIYSGQKLCIPGRGKGEMKPPMGGTGGPVQAMPMKPPPMGMPMETMPPMDPPMKKPMDRPMDSMPPMDARPDRPEMKRPPEKPMQGPPPKETPWHGVYYRGKYFEEVAFEREDPEIRFYWGTGSPGEGLPENYFSVKWERIAFFPPGTYRFFATADDGVRVFVDGQLIIDGWHIQPATEYQADIQLQGGYHKVQVDYFEESNEATIRVHWEARR
- a CDS encoding MBL fold metallo-hydrolase RNA specificity domain-containing protein; the protein is MQITIHGAAQEVTGSLHLLEVNGHRILLECGLFQGRRADTYQRNLNFPFDPASIDTLILSHAHIDHSGNIPNLVKQGFRGNIWCTAATRNLSTYMLLDSGHIQEQDVLYLNKRRARRGEPPVEPIYTRQDAQRCLDQFIGVGLHRPVIVADGVELTFHNAGHILGAAHVALDIREHQTGKRWRLVFSGDIGRAESAILNPPELLKEADILIMESTYGDRLHDSYESARKKLRRVVNDTARRQGKVIIPAFAVGRTQEIVYALNYLDAQGEIPELPIFVDSPLAVNATDVFRMHPEAWNPTVQEFLVEDQRRSPFDFHGLEYVRDVRRSKQLNNLVGPAIIISASGMAESGRILHHLKNNIEYPQNTILLVSFMAQHTLGRRLKDGHKRVRIFGEEYEVRARVESIDGYSAHADQAGLLRWAGSFDRQRLQEILVVHGEPEAANTLAEHLRAEHSAQVHVPSRGQTFQF